From Pseudomonas sp. G.S.17, the proteins below share one genomic window:
- a CDS encoding GNAT family N-acetyltransferase yields MHYQHHEIFIPNKNEYPKLTQVWEDSVRATHDFLPDSYISILKSLLLSRYLDSVTLFCCRDVHMNITGFAGVSRTKLEMLFIDPAHRGEGLGKRLLAHAIEHFGIEELDVNEQNPQALGFYLKHGFEVVSRTEVDGLGQPYPMLRMRLRNGGKP; encoded by the coding sequence ATGCACTACCAGCACCACGAGATTTTCATCCCCAACAAGAACGAATATCCGAAACTGACGCAGGTTTGGGAAGACTCGGTCCGTGCCACCCACGACTTTCTTCCCGACTCGTATATCTCGATCCTCAAGAGCCTGCTGCTCTCGCGCTATCTGGACAGCGTTACGCTGTTCTGCTGTCGGGATGTACACATGAACATCACCGGTTTTGCCGGCGTCAGCAGGACCAAGCTGGAGATGCTTTTCATTGATCCCGCACATCGCGGCGAGGGCCTGGGAAAACGGCTGCTGGCCCATGCCATCGAACATTTCGGTATAGAAGAACTGGACGTCAACGAGCAGAACCCGCAGGCGCTGGGCTTCTATCTAAAGCATGGGTTCGAAGTGGTCAGCCGTACCGAGGTTGATGGACTGGGCCAGCCGTATCCGATGTTGCGCATGCGTTTGCGCAACGGGGGCAAACCGTAG
- a CDS encoding LysR family transcriptional regulator, whose amino-acid sequence MRFTLRQLQVFVAVAQQESVSRAAILLSLSQSAASTSITELERQSSCQLFDRAGKRLSLNATGRQLLPQAVALLDQAKEIEDLLNGKSGFGSLAVGATLTIGNYLATLLIGSFMQRHPESQVKLHVQNTEHIVQQVAHYEIDLGLIEGDCTHPDIEVQRWVEDELVVFCAPQHPLAKRGHASLDQLTEEAWILREQGSGTRLTFDQAMRHHRNALNVRLELEHTEAIKRAVESGLGIGCISRLALRDAFRRGSLVAVETPELDLIRQFYFIWHKQKYQTSAMREFLDLCRSFTTGIRRSDEIVLPSIYQAGA is encoded by the coding sequence ATGCGATTTACTCTGCGTCAACTCCAGGTCTTCGTCGCCGTCGCACAACAGGAAAGTGTTTCCCGTGCGGCCATCCTGCTGTCCCTGTCGCAATCAGCGGCGAGTACCTCCATAACCGAACTGGAACGCCAATCCAGCTGCCAGCTGTTCGACCGCGCTGGCAAACGCTTGAGCCTCAACGCCACCGGCCGCCAGTTACTGCCCCAGGCCGTGGCGCTGCTGGATCAGGCCAAGGAGATCGAGGACCTGCTCAACGGCAAATCCGGTTTCGGCTCACTGGCGGTCGGCGCGACGCTGACTATTGGTAACTATCTGGCAACCCTGCTGATCGGCAGTTTCATGCAGCGTCACCCGGAAAGTCAGGTCAAGCTGCACGTACAGAACACTGAGCATATCGTGCAACAAGTCGCTCACTACGAAATTGATCTAGGTCTGATTGAGGGCGATTGCACGCACCCGGACATCGAAGTGCAACGTTGGGTCGAAGACGAACTGGTGGTGTTCTGTGCGCCGCAGCATCCGCTGGCCAAGCGTGGCCATGCCAGTCTCGATCAGCTGACCGAGGAAGCCTGGATCTTGCGTGAGCAGGGCTCTGGCACTCGCCTGACCTTCGATCAAGCCATGCGCCATCACCGCAATGCACTCAATGTGCGACTGGAGCTGGAACACACCGAGGCGATCAAGCGTGCGGTGGAATCGGGATTGGGAATTGGCTGCATTTCCCGGCTGGCCCTGCGCGATGCTTTCCGGCGCGGCAGCCTGGTGGCCGTTGAAACGCCGGAGCTGGACCTGATCAGGCAGTTCTACTTCATCTGGCACAAGCAGAAGTATCAAACCTCCGCCATGCGCGAATTTCTCGATCTGTGCCGCTCATTCACCACGGGCATCCGCCGCAGCGATGAAATCGTCCTCCCGAGCATCTATCAGGCTGGCGCCTGA
- the rimO gene encoding 30S ribosomal protein S12 methylthiotransferase RimO, giving the protein MSTVITPSAPKVGFVSLGCPKALVDSERILTQLRMEGYEVVATYQDADVVVVNTCGFIDTAKAESLEVIGEALAENGKVIVTGCMGVDESVIRNVHPSVLAVTGPQQYEQVVNAVHDAAPPNLNHNPLIDLVPPQGVKLTPRHYAYLKISEGCNHSCSFCIIPSMRGKLVSRPVGDVLDEAQRLVKAGVKELLVISQDTSAYGVDVKYRTGFWNGAPVKTRMTELCQALSSLGVWVRLHYVYPYPHVDELIPLMAAGKILPYLDIPFQHASPKILKLMKRPAFEDKTLARIKNWREQCPDLIIRSTFIVGFPGETEEDFQYLLEWLTEAQLDRVGCFQYSPVEGAPANLLDAPIVPDEIKQDRWDRFMAHQQAISAARLQMKIGKEIEVLIDEVDEQGAVGRCFFDAPEIDGNVYIALEADSQVKPGDKIMCRVTDADEYDLWADLL; this is encoded by the coding sequence ATGTCCACCGTTATCACGCCTTCCGCCCCGAAGGTTGGCTTTGTTTCCCTGGGTTGCCCGAAGGCCCTTGTGGACTCCGAGCGCATCCTTACTCAACTGCGCATGGAAGGCTACGAAGTGGTCGCGACCTATCAGGATGCCGACGTCGTTGTCGTCAACACCTGTGGGTTCATCGACACCGCCAAGGCTGAGTCCCTGGAAGTGATCGGCGAAGCCCTTGCCGAAAACGGCAAAGTGATCGTGACCGGTTGCATGGGCGTCGATGAAAGTGTCATCCGCAACGTGCACCCCAGTGTTCTGGCCGTAACCGGGCCGCAGCAGTACGAGCAAGTGGTCAATGCCGTCCACGACGCCGCGCCGCCGAACCTCAATCACAACCCGCTGATCGACCTGGTGCCGCCGCAAGGCGTCAAGCTGACTCCGCGCCATTACGCCTACCTGAAGATTTCCGAAGGCTGCAACCACAGCTGCAGCTTCTGCATCATCCCGTCGATGCGCGGCAAACTGGTCAGCCGTCCGGTGGGTGATGTGCTTGATGAAGCGCAGCGTCTGGTCAAGGCTGGCGTCAAAGAGCTGCTGGTGATTTCCCAGGACACCAGCGCTTATGGCGTCGACGTCAAATACCGCACCGGTTTCTGGAACGGCGCGCCGGTCAAGACGCGCATGACTGAACTGTGCCAGGCCCTCAGTTCACTGGGCGTCTGGGTTCGCCTGCATTATGTGTACCCGTATCCGCACGTCGATGAACTGATTCCGCTGATGGCTGCCGGGAAAATCCTGCCGTATCTGGATATCCCGTTCCAGCATGCCAGCCCGAAAATCCTCAAGCTGATGAAACGCCCGGCCTTTGAAGACAAGACTCTGGCGCGCATCAAGAACTGGCGCGAACAGTGTCCGGACCTGATCATCCGTTCGACATTCATCGTCGGCTTCCCGGGTGAAACCGAAGAAGACTTCCAGTATCTGCTTGAATGGCTGACCGAAGCACAACTCGATCGCGTTGGCTGCTTCCAGTACTCCCCGGTCGAAGGCGCTCCGGCCAACCTGCTGGACGCACCGATTGTTCCGGACGAGATCAAACAGGATCGCTGGGATCGTTTCATGGCCCATCAACAAGCCATCAGCGCAGCGCGCCTGCAAATGAAGATCGGCAAGGAAATCGAAGTGCTGATCGATGAAGTCGACGAGCAAGGCGCGGTAGGCCGCTGCTTCTTCGATGCCCCGGAAATCGACGGTAATGTTTATATCGCCCTCGAAGCCGACAGCCAGGTCAAACCCGGCGACAAGATCATGTGCCGCGTGACCGACGCCGATGAATACGATCTGTGGGCGGACCTGCTCTGA
- the fpr gene encoding ferredoxin-NADP reductase, whose protein sequence is MSNMNHERVLSVHHWNDTLFSFKCTRDPGLRFENGQFVMIGLQQPNGRPLMRAYSIASPNWEEHLEFFSIKVPDGPLTSQLQHLKEGDEIIISKKPTGTLVLDDLKPGKHLYLLSTGTGLAPFMSVIQDPETYERFEKVILCHGVRYVNEVAYREFITEHLPQNEFFGEALRDKLIYYPTVTREPFENEGRLTDLMRSGKLFSDIGLPPINPQDDRAMLCGSPSMLDETSEVLNSFGLTVSPRMREPGDYLIERAFVEK, encoded by the coding sequence ATGAGCAACATGAACCACGAGCGTGTCCTTAGCGTCCATCACTGGAACGACACGCTCTTCAGTTTCAAGTGCACCCGCGACCCAGGTCTGCGTTTCGAGAACGGTCAGTTCGTCATGATCGGTCTGCAGCAGCCCAATGGCCGCCCGCTCATGCGCGCTTATTCGATTGCCAGCCCGAACTGGGAAGAGCATCTCGAGTTTTTCAGCATCAAGGTGCCGGACGGTCCCCTCACGTCGCAGCTGCAGCATTTGAAAGAAGGCGACGAGATCATCATCAGCAAGAAACCTACGGGTACGCTGGTGCTGGACGACCTCAAGCCGGGCAAGCATCTGTATCTGCTGAGCACCGGTACTGGCCTGGCGCCATTTATGAGCGTCATCCAGGACCCGGAAACCTACGAGCGTTTCGAAAAGGTCATCCTGTGCCATGGCGTTCGTTATGTGAACGAAGTGGCCTACCGCGAATTCATCACCGAGCATCTGCCGCAGAACGAGTTCTTCGGTGAAGCCTTGCGTGACAAGTTGATCTACTACCCGACCGTTACCCGCGAGCCTTTCGAAAACGAAGGCCGTCTGACCGATCTGATGCGCAGCGGCAAGCTGTTCAGCGATATTGGTCTGCCACCGATCAATCCTCAGGATGATCGCGCGATGTTGTGCGGTAGCCCGAGCATGCTCGACGAAACCAGCGAAGTGCTCAACAGCTTCGGCCTGACCGTTTCGCCGCGTATGCGCGAGCCGGGTGATTACCTGATCGAGCGTGCGTTCGTCGAGAAGTAA
- a CDS encoding potassium transporter Kup: MSQASSQAETGQSAAKPLSLLMAAVGVVYGDIGTSPLYTLKEVFQGGYGVEVTHDAVLGILSLIFWSLIWVVSFKYMVFILRADNQGEGGIMALTALARRASASKPKLQAVMVVFGLFGAALFYGDSMITPAISVLSAMEGMELAFDGLERWVVPMALVVLVGLFLIQRHGTARIGVLFGPVMVTWFVVLGLLGIHGILRQPEVLHAMNPLWAVRFFIVHPGIGVAILGAVVLALTGAEALYADMGHFGRKPIARAWFLLVLPALVLNYFGQGALVLEDPEAARNPFYLLAPSWALLPLVGLSTLATVIASQAVISGAFSMTLQAIQLGYIPRMHIQHTSSDAQGQIYIGAVNWSLMVGVILLVLGFESSGALASAYGVAVTGTMFCTTILVSSVMLLLWKWPAFLAVPLLLCLLLVDSLFFAANVPKVIQGGAFPVIAGVVLFILMTTWKRGKQLLVDRIDEGGLPLPIFISSIKVQPPHRVQGTAVFLTARADAVPHALLHNLLHNQVLHEQVVLLTVVYEDTPRVPAQRRFEVEAYGEGFYRVILHFGFIDEPDVPAALSLCHLKELDFSPMRTTYFLSRETVIPSKMVGMARWREALFAFMLKNANGNLRFFKLPFNRVIELGTQVEM; this comes from the coding sequence ATGAGTCAAGCAAGCAGTCAGGCTGAGACCGGGCAAAGCGCAGCCAAACCCTTGAGTTTGCTGATGGCGGCGGTGGGCGTGGTATATGGCGATATCGGCACCAGCCCGTTGTATACCCTCAAGGAAGTGTTTCAGGGTGGTTATGGCGTAGAGGTCACACACGACGCGGTGCTGGGCATTCTGTCATTGATCTTCTGGTCGCTGATCTGGGTGGTCTCGTTCAAGTACATGGTGTTCATCCTGCGCGCTGACAACCAGGGCGAGGGCGGCATCATGGCGCTCACCGCCCTGGCGCGACGGGCCTCGGCGAGCAAGCCGAAACTGCAGGCGGTCATGGTGGTATTCGGCTTGTTCGGTGCGGCGCTGTTTTACGGCGACAGCATGATCACCCCGGCGATTTCCGTGCTGTCGGCCATGGAAGGTATGGAACTGGCTTTCGATGGACTCGAGCGCTGGGTAGTACCCATGGCGCTGGTGGTGCTGGTCGGGCTGTTCCTGATTCAGCGGCACGGCACGGCGCGCATCGGTGTGTTGTTCGGTCCGGTCATGGTGACCTGGTTCGTGGTGCTGGGCTTGCTGGGCATTCATGGCATTTTGCGCCAGCCGGAAGTGCTGCACGCCATGAACCCACTGTGGGCCGTGCGCTTCTTTATCGTCCATCCGGGCATTGGCGTGGCGATCCTTGGTGCAGTGGTGCTGGCGCTGACCGGTGCCGAAGCGCTGTATGCCGACATGGGCCACTTCGGCCGCAAGCCGATTGCTCGCGCCTGGTTCCTCCTGGTGTTGCCAGCGCTGGTGCTCAACTATTTCGGTCAGGGCGCCCTGGTGCTCGAAGACCCGGAAGCCGCGCGCAACCCGTTCTACCTGTTGGCGCCGAGCTGGGCGCTGTTGCCGCTGGTGGGGCTGTCAACGCTGGCGACGGTCATTGCGTCTCAGGCGGTGATTTCCGGCGCGTTTTCCATGACGTTGCAGGCGATCCAGCTCGGTTACATCCCACGCATGCATATTCAGCACACCTCCAGCGATGCCCAGGGCCAGATCTATATCGGTGCGGTCAACTGGTCGTTGATGGTTGGCGTGATTCTGCTGGTGCTGGGTTTCGAGTCTTCCGGCGCGCTGGCTTCGGCCTACGGCGTAGCGGTTACCGGCACGATGTTCTGCACCACGATTCTGGTGTCGTCGGTCATGCTGCTGTTGTGGAAATGGCCGGCATTCCTCGCCGTGCCCCTGTTGCTGTGTCTTCTGCTGGTGGACAGCCTGTTCTTCGCCGCCAACGTGCCGAAGGTGATTCAAGGCGGGGCATTCCCGGTAATCGCCGGCGTTGTGTTGTTTATCCTGATGACCACCTGGAAGCGCGGCAAGCAGTTGCTGGTGGATCGTATCGACGAAGGCGGGTTGCCATTGCCGATCTTCATCAGCAGCATCAAGGTCCAGCCGCCGCATCGGGTGCAGGGCACAGCGGTATTTCTCACTGCCCGCGCCGATGCCGTCCCACATGCATTGCTGCATAACCTGCTGCATAACCAGGTGCTGCATGAACAAGTGGTGTTGCTGACCGTGGTTTACGAAGACACGCCGCGAGTACCGGCGCAGCGTCGATTTGAAGTCGAGGCCTATGGCGAAGGCTTTTATCGGGTGATCCTGCATTTCGGCTTCATCGACGAGCCGGACGTACCGGCCGCGCTGAGCCTGTGTCATTTGAAGGAACTGGACTTCAGCCCGATGCGCACCACGTACTTCCTCAGTCGCGAGACAGTGATCCCGTCGAAAATGGTCGGCATGGCGCGCTGGCGCGAGGCGCTGTTCGCTTTCATGCTCAAGAACGCCAACGGCAACCTGCGCTTCTTCAAGCTGCCGTTCAACCGGGTGATCGAGTTGGGTACGCAGGTGGAAATGTAA
- a CDS encoding diacylglycerol kinase: MSPFKGQTGLKRIFNATGYSFDGLTAAFKGEAAFRQLVLLNVILIPVSFLFHISKAEHALLIAVCLLALIVELLNSAVEAAIDRISLELHPLSKNAKDMGSAAQFIALGMIAVVWGLILLG; the protein is encoded by the coding sequence ATGTCTCCTTTCAAAGGCCAGACCGGCCTCAAACGTATCTTCAATGCCACCGGCTATTCCTTTGACGGCCTGACCGCCGCTTTCAAAGGCGAGGCTGCTTTTCGGCAGTTGGTATTGCTGAACGTGATCCTGATTCCCGTGTCGTTCCTGTTTCACATCAGTAAGGCCGAGCATGCCTTGTTGATCGCTGTCTGCCTTCTGGCGCTGATCGTTGAATTGCTCAATTCGGCTGTCGAGGCCGCGATCGACCGGATTTCCCTGGAATTGCATCCGCTGTCCAAGAATGCCAAAGACATGGGTAGCGCCGCGCAGTTCATTGCCTTGGGCATGATTGCCGTGGTCTGGGGTTTGATCCTGCTGGGTTGA
- the erdR gene encoding response regulator transcription factor ErdR produces the protein MTYEILIADDHPLFRSALHQALSLGLGPDVRLVEADSIAQLETHLGEKTDWDLVLLDLNMPGAYGFSGLVLLRGQYPQIPVVMVSAQEEASIVVRSKEFGASGFIPKSSSLETIQQAVRTVLEGDVWWPSQVNEPVSVSAEAKAASAGLASLTPQQFRVLTMVCEGLLNKQIAYELSVSEATIKAHVTAIFRKLGVRTRTQAALLLQQLESISPN, from the coding sequence ATGACCTACGAAATCCTGATTGCCGATGACCATCCGCTATTTCGCAGCGCGCTGCATCAGGCATTAAGCCTCGGCCTCGGCCCGGATGTCCGGTTGGTAGAAGCCGACAGCATTGCTCAGCTTGAAACTCATTTGGGTGAAAAGACCGACTGGGATCTGGTTCTGCTGGATCTGAACATGCCGGGTGCCTACGGATTTTCCGGGTTGGTGCTGTTGCGCGGGCAGTACCCGCAGATTCCCGTGGTGATGGTTTCCGCTCAGGAAGAAGCATCGATTGTCGTGCGCTCCAAGGAGTTCGGTGCCAGCGGTTTCATCCCCAAATCCAGCTCCCTGGAAACCATTCAGCAAGCGGTACGCACGGTTCTTGAAGGCGACGTCTGGTGGCCATCGCAAGTCAACGAACCCGTGAGTGTTTCGGCTGAGGCAAAGGCGGCCAGTGCTGGCCTTGCGAGTCTGACTCCACAGCAGTTCCGGGTGCTGACCATGGTCTGCGAAGGCTTGTTGAACAAGCAGATCGCGTACGAACTGAGCGTCTCGGAAGCGACCATCAAGGCGCATGTGACTGCGATTTTCCGCAAGCTGGGCGTACGCACTCGCACTCAGGCCGCGCTGCTTTTGCAACAACTGGAATCGATTTCGCCAAACTGA
- the tsaA gene encoding tRNA (N6-threonylcarbamoyladenosine(37)-N6)-methyltransferase TrmO, which translates to MPDSYNVSPIGYVRSCFKEKFAIPRQPQLAPAARGVLELVAPFDQGDAVQGLEQVSHVWLLFLFHLALEDKPRLKVRPPRLGGNQSMGVFATRATHRPNGIGQSVVKLDKVEAGRLWLSGIDLLDGTPVLDIKPYVPYADSVPTASNTIASAAPELIPVQWADEALRQAHEHALRLGEPLVELIEQCLAQDPRPAYQVPTPERRYGAQLWDLDVRWHYPQAGLIRVLEVIPATS; encoded by the coding sequence ATGCCTGATTCCTACAACGTCTCCCCCATCGGCTACGTGCGCTCCTGCTTCAAGGAGAAGTTCGCCATCCCGCGTCAGCCTCAGCTCGCTCCGGCGGCTCGCGGCGTGCTGGAACTGGTGGCGCCGTTTGATCAGGGCGACGCCGTGCAGGGTCTGGAACAGGTCAGCCATGTCTGGCTATTGTTCCTGTTTCACCTGGCACTGGAAGACAAGCCGCGCCTGAAAGTGCGCCCGCCGCGTCTGGGCGGCAATCAATCCATGGGCGTGTTCGCCACTCGCGCGACTCATCGCCCCAATGGCATCGGCCAGTCAGTGGTCAAGCTGGACAAGGTTGAAGCCGGACGCCTGTGGTTGTCCGGCATCGACTTGCTGGACGGCACGCCGGTGCTGGACATCAAACCCTACGTGCCTTACGCCGACAGCGTGCCGACTGCGAGCAACACCATCGCCAGTGCCGCGCCTGAGCTGATCCCGGTTCAGTGGGCGGATGAGGCGCTGCGTCAGGCTCATGAACACGCGCTGCGTCTGGGTGAGCCATTGGTGGAGCTGATCGAGCAATGCCTGGCTCAAGACCCGAGACCGGCTTATCAAGTGCCGACGCCGGAGCGTCGCTACGGTGCGCAGCTGTGGGATCTGGATGTGCGCTGGCATTATCCGCAAGCCGGGCTGATTCGCGTGCTTGAGGTCATTCCGGCCACCAGCTGA
- a CDS encoding DUF1456 family protein, whose amino-acid sequence MMNNDVLRSVRYMLDISDGKIVDIVKLAGFEISKADVIAFMKKEDEEGYLDCSDEIMAHFLDGLVIFKRGKDDSRAPQAIELPITNNTVLKKLRVAFELKEEDMHAILKAAEFPVSKPELSALFRKFGHSNYRTCGDQLLRNFLKGLTLRVRG is encoded by the coding sequence ATGATGAACAATGACGTACTGCGCAGCGTGCGCTACATGCTTGATATCAGCGACGGCAAGATCGTCGATATCGTCAAGCTGGCAGGCTTCGAAATTTCCAAGGCCGACGTGATCGCCTTCATGAAGAAAGAAGACGAAGAAGGTTATCTGGATTGCAGCGATGAAATCATGGCGCACTTCCTCGATGGCCTGGTGATCTTCAAGCGCGGCAAGGACGACAGCCGTGCGCCACAAGCGATTGAACTGCCGATCACCAACAACACGGTCCTGAAAAAACTGCGTGTGGCCTTCGAACTCAAGGAAGAAGACATGCACGCCATCCTCAAGGCCGCCGAGTTCCCGGTGTCCAAGCCGGAGCTGAGCGCCCTGTTCCGCAAGTTCGGCCACAGCAACTACCGCACCTGTGGCGACCAGTTGCTGCGCAACTTCCTCAAAGGCTTGACCTTGCGGGTTCGCGGCTGA
- a CDS encoding rRNA pseudouridine synthase: MSEPIRLSKRLIELIGCSRREAELYIEGGWVTVDGEVIEEPQFKVDTQTVELSPAAKADAPEPVTIILHKPAAMSDADALALITPGTLSEEHSFGKRPLKGHFLRLEPISTLQANASGLMVFSQDWKILRKLTDDRSKIEQEYIVEISGDMVAHGLNRLNHGLTYKGKELPAVKASWQNENRLRFAMKNPQPGIIAQLCEAVGVKIVSVRRIRIGGVSMGKLPEGQWRYMTVKEKF, encoded by the coding sequence ATGTCAGAACCCATCCGCCTCTCCAAACGTCTTATCGAGCTGATCGGCTGCTCCCGTCGGGAGGCTGAGCTGTATATCGAAGGCGGCTGGGTCACCGTGGATGGCGAAGTCATCGAAGAACCGCAGTTCAAGGTCGATACGCAAACCGTTGAACTCAGCCCGGCAGCCAAGGCCGATGCGCCGGAACCGGTAACGATCATCCTGCACAAACCCGCAGCGATGAGCGACGCCGATGCACTGGCGCTGATCACGCCGGGCACCCTGTCGGAAGAGCACAGCTTCGGCAAGCGTCCGCTCAAAGGGCACTTTCTGCGTCTTGAACCCATTTCGACCTTGCAGGCCAATGCCAGCGGCTTGATGGTGTTCAGCCAGGACTGGAAAATCCTGCGCAAGCTCACGGATGATCGCAGCAAGATCGAGCAGGAATACATCGTCGAAATTAGCGGCGACATGGTGGCTCACGGCTTGAACCGCCTGAATCACGGCCTGACCTACAAGGGCAAGGAATTGCCTGCGGTCAAAGCCAGCTGGCAGAACGAAAACCGCCTGCGCTTCGCCATGAAAAACCCGCAGCCGGGCATCATTGCTCAGTTGTGCGAAGCCGTTGGCGTGAAGATCGTTTCGGTGCGCCGCATCCGCATTGGCGGCGTGTCGATGGGCAAGTTGCCCGAAGGCCAGTGGCGCTACATGACCGTGAAAGAAAAGTTCTGA
- a CDS encoding AcvB/VirJ family lysyl-phosphatidylglycerol hydrolase, with translation MIQRYWRFLLAALVILVVALGVWVWNRPAPPATLVHSTLADGSALTDVTPGSRTKVRVALAVTADDLLTDKQLQALSQDAAARIIQVVLPKDNCVLQQKTFNDALQQLDDAPTIVGGIGPGATLAWRWLAGQDNDDAEAISVGFYLEVPSQPAPVVEADEPAPVICDVALPKTAPHGHWMVAWNDAPEDAPAAFVRDQANADTSISDYDIKLPQVLNSELRHKLVGEDDKGGGVGVPVVEVPSAQPSDTVTLFMSGDGGWRDLDKVVAGDMANLGYPVVGIDVLRYYWEHKTPEQTAADLTELMQHYRQKWGTKRFILAGYSFGADVMPAVYNRLAPEDQNRIDGIILLAFARTGSFEIHVDGWLGTAGKEATTGEEMAKLPAEKVLCVYGIEEKDESGCTATTAVGEKLQLPGGHHFDENYPALAKRLIAAIDKRQGKAESK, from the coding sequence ATGATTCAACGCTACTGGCGCTTTTTGCTCGCAGCCCTGGTTATTCTCGTGGTGGCGTTGGGGGTCTGGGTGTGGAACCGCCCTGCTCCGCCGGCCACCCTCGTCCATTCCACCCTGGCTGACGGCTCGGCGCTTACCGATGTAACGCCGGGCAGCCGGACCAAGGTGCGGGTTGCATTGGCGGTCACTGCTGACGACTTGCTCACCGACAAGCAATTGCAGGCCTTGAGCCAGGATGCCGCCGCGCGGATTATTCAGGTGGTGTTGCCCAAGGATAATTGCGTCCTGCAACAAAAGACCTTCAACGACGCCCTGCAACAGCTGGATGACGCGCCGACCATCGTCGGCGGTATCGGCCCGGGTGCGACATTGGCCTGGCGCTGGCTTGCAGGTCAGGACAACGACGATGCAGAGGCGATTTCGGTAGGTTTTTACCTGGAAGTCCCGTCCCAGCCGGCACCGGTGGTAGAGGCCGACGAGCCCGCGCCAGTGATCTGCGACGTGGCGCTGCCAAAAACCGCGCCCCACGGCCACTGGATGGTGGCATGGAACGATGCGCCCGAGGACGCGCCTGCAGCGTTTGTGCGTGATCAGGCCAACGCAGATACGAGCATCAGCGACTACGACATCAAGCTGCCACAGGTTTTGAACAGCGAACTTCGCCACAAATTGGTCGGCGAGGATGACAAGGGTGGCGGCGTCGGCGTGCCGGTGGTGGAAGTCCCGTCTGCACAGCCCTCCGACACGGTGACGCTGTTCATGTCCGGCGATGGCGGCTGGCGCGACCTGGACAAGGTAGTGGCCGGCGATATGGCCAACCTGGGTTATCCGGTGGTGGGCATTGATGTGCTGCGCTATTACTGGGAACACAAGACGCCGGAGCAGACTGCCGCCGACCTCACCGAACTGATGCAGCACTACCGACAGAAGTGGGGCACCAAGCGCTTCATTCTCGCTGGTTACTCCTTCGGTGCTGACGTGATGCCGGCGGTCTACAACCGCCTGGCCCCTGAGGATCAGAACCGCATCGACGGCATTATCCTGCTCGCCTTCGCACGCACCGGCAGCTTCGAGATCCATGTCGACGGCTGGCTCGGCACTGCTGGCAAGGAAGCCACTACCGGCGAAGAGATGGCCAAGCTGCCTGCCGAGAAGGTGCTGTGCGTCTACGGCATCGAAGAGAAGGATGAAAGCGGCTGCACCGCAACCACGGCAGTGGGCGAGAAGCTGCAGCTTCCAGGCGGTCACCACTTCGACGAGAACTACCCGGCTCTGGCCAAACGCCTGATCGCCGCCATCGACAAGCGCCAGGGCAAGGCCGAGAGCAAGTAG